Genomic DNA from Dioscorea cayenensis subsp. rotundata cultivar TDr96_F1 chromosome 1, TDr96_F1_v2_PseudoChromosome.rev07_lg8_w22 25.fasta, whole genome shotgun sequence:
ACAATTATGCTCGAGCTCGAAAAttttttccattgattttcataaaaaaaatcaatttttttcatccatTCTAAAATGActacattcaaaaaaattttaaaggcaGCAAACACAATTCAAACTTAACCAAATACAAGAACTAGAATAATAACattctataatttttcaaagataaacaaatacattcatATTTGACGAAATGCAACATCAACTAAAACAACAACATTccaaaatattgtgaaaaaaaaaacaaatagaccTCATacttaaacaaaatacaacaaatagaaCAATTATAAAACAAGTAAGTCCATAGTTAATAAGTCCaagtaaaacaaatagaaaataaacaagtacaattcattgacaacaaacaaataagtccatagataataaaaaaataatcaatccaccatcaacatccattatctcaaaaatatatgttcTTGAAAGTAAGGGTTTGGCCCAAAGTTTCCATCAAACctatacaaaattacaaatgagaaattagaaaacaaatcattttaatcattgatGGTAAGGATGAATACACTTAAATGTTACTTACATGCAAACATAATTCTTCATACCATTTTAAACTTGAGCTTCAAGGTATGTCAAGTGAAATGTCAATTAGTTTCTTCTCCTTCTAATATATACAAAGTGAACAAAGAATAGtcaaaaattacattaaaacaagaaaaaccatgaaaaataaaaaattatattaaagcaAGAACAATTATAAactcactttgtttttcttcttcactccATGAAGATTTCGACACCAATCTCCTCCACAAAGCAATGCTTGCACTGTCTCTGGAGCCAATGAAGAACGATAAGTATCAATCACTCTACCACCTGCACTGAAAGTAGCCTCTGAAGCCACTGTAGTGATAGGAATAGCAAGTATGTCACGAGCCATTCTTGACAAGATGCGATATTTTAAAGTACTTCCCTTCCACCATTCTAAGGCATTAAATTGACCAGGATTTCCTTCAAAAATGAAACAACCTTCAGCTAAGTATGCATCCAAATCTGACTGTTGTGGAGAGGCTTTTTCAATAGATTTCACATAACTTGAAAATTCGGACCAACCTGACGAGCCTTTGCCACTAGTAccaacatcatcattattatgcaTTGGAGTTTCACCACTATGCTCATTGCCATGTTGATATTCACGaacatattcttcataaatctCATGTAGAGCTTCTCGAACTTTAGCAATATTTTCTCTTGCTTCTCTATCGGAATACATCCTTGCAAAAGTGAAATCAACAACCCtcattttgcatcttggatCAAAGACGGCGGCCACGGACATGAGCAAATTGCATTCCCCCCAACATTTATCAAATTTAGCCTTCATTTTGCCAATCATTGCTCGAATAAAGTCATTTTCATCATTCGCCCTTTTGTCTAGCAACATTTTCACCAGATAGGCTTCATTGAGAAACAAATTGGAAGTTGGATAATCACTACCGGAAATAATTTTTGTGATGCCATTGAACACTTCTAAAATCACACatattttctccaccttttcccaaTCTTCGGGGCATGGGTAACAATGATAAAGGATTTCCCGATCTTTGAACATTGGAAAAACATCTTTAAATTTCATTGCAACTGATAGCATTTCAAATGTTGAATTCCAACGTGTCTTGCAATCAAGAATAAGTTTTCACTCTGGCAATTGTAGTTGTTGCACAATATCAAAAAATGACTTCAATCTTGCTTCACTTTGATTAATAAACTTCACACTTTCATGAATATcttcaattatttcttcaatttcagAAATACCATCTTGCACCATGAGATTAAGAATGTGTGCACAACAACGAACATGAAATAACTTTCCTCCACAAAGCAGCCTTTTAGTTCTTGAAAATGTGTCTTTAAGAATCCTGATTGCCACATCATTGCTTGAAGCATTATCAACAGAGATAGTAAAAACCTTGTTCTCAATTTTTCCACTTCTTCAAACACTTAAAGATACAATTAGCAATTTCAACACCAAGGCGAGGAGGTAGAAGACGAACAAAATTGATAACACACTTTTGCAATCTCCAATTATGATCAATAAAATAAGCTGTTAAGACCATATACTCGATCTTTTGATTGCTAGACTTCCATAAATCCGTTGTCAAGCTTATCTTGCTAACATTCTTGAgcaatgttttcaatttttttttcggCTTCATAAACTTGCATACAATCTTTCTTAATAGTAACCCTGCGACAATTTTTCCCATTTAGGCATTCCACATCTTTGCATCATATTAAAACCTTCCTTTTCCATTACTGAAAAAGGATGCTCATGCATCAATATCCAATGTGCAGCTGCTTCTTTCATTTTTGCCATGTCAAACTTGCTATTTGTGAGAGCCGGTTGCATTTCAACATCCCCATTACCTCCTTGTACAGGTTGGaaagaaattttttgtttttgattttgataaatttttctcttcatGCAAATTGACAAGTGCCTTTTAAATTGAGTTCTACTCTTGCTAGCATTTATAGCCAACTTCCTCTTGCAATGAATACAATCTCCTTTTTTAGAACCATCAAGAAGATCAATTTCTTTAAACTCCAACCATACACTTGAAGTCTTGgcccttttttttctcattaccttcctcttcttccccCTCACCAAGGTCAATAACATCACAACTCTTTTCAGTTGAatcattacttttatttgcattcccatcatcaccatcaaaactttTGCTCATTGAAAAATCACCTTCCAACACGGCCCGACTAGTTGATGAATTCGTTCCGGGCTGAAATGGTGTAGATGAGAAATTTGGTGTGCTTGATGACATATTTCCTATCAcaataaacaaccaaataaataaataaatcaacctttttgtattagacatgtaaTACTAAAATAAATCAACCTTTTTGATGACATATTGCCTATCAcaataaacaaccaaataataGCATGGTTAAGATGTACAACCTTTTTGTGCAAATCTCCTATTGTTTTAGGCAAGCTCAACACCTTTTTGCAAATCTCCACTTGTTTTGTGCACATGAAAGCACCACCACCACAAAGGATGAAAGCActaccttaaatttttttaaaaaacaagcaAATGGTTCGaatcaaataaatgcaaaataaacaatgaaCTAGTGATGacataaaaccaaaaataccTTGTTAATTTGTAGCCACTTGTTCatgcacatgaaaacaccaccAAAACGAATAAAAGCACTACCTTTATTAAAAACAAGCAAATGGTTTGaatcaaataaatgcaaaataaataaataaatcatgattaggatgacataaaacaaataaatgcaaaataaatcaataaataaaaagaataataaataaaaataataatcaacaaattattaatatatatatatatatatatatataacataacaattgttttaataaactTCTATTCGAATACAGGTTATATAGCCCAATTTCTtctaacttaaaaaaaaaaccctcatgTATTTATAGACATGGTCCATGCATGATGTGTAATCATAAGTCCATATAGtttaattcaattatatataaataaataaaaataattcaaaaaatagaattaaactatataaataaataaaactaattcaaaaaatagaattaaactatataaataaataaaactaattcaaaaaattgaattaaactatataaataaataaaactaattcaaaaattgaattaaattatatgGACTTATGATTACACATCATGCATGGCTGAaagatttgattatatatacacatcagCAGTCAAAGATTTGAATAGCAAATCAAGGGGAAAATCCAAAATTATCAATGAGAACTGAAAGGCTTCTCCCACACAACACAATCACCACATTGTTGTTCTTAGAATTCATACCAAACTAACTAGCAGTTAATCTATGAACATTTGTTCAATTGTTACCAATCATTCTATCAAAATGTCATACAAAGATAATATGCTTACCATATGGCTTCAATTGCTTTGCCCAGGAATGAAATTGAAGGCTGGTGAGCAAGCCCTTGACTGAGATCATACACATTCAAGGTGACCTTGTTAGTTGTTACCCTCCTGCAAAATTTTTTTCACCACTCAAATCAATGAAGATCAAAACACATTGAATTctaacaatgaagaaaaaatcgAAATTGAAAACAATTTCAGTAAATACCTTAGTCATGCTCAGCTTTATAATTCTTTAAGCTCTCAATGTGAGATTTCAATTCAAGAAAACCTACAAAGCTCAAAAGATCAATGCcatttcaaaacacaaaaatatgatCAATTAGCAGCAAGAATACTGATTATAATGCAGATCAGGAAGCCgtatgacaaaaaaaaagcctttttcacaataaaaaacataattacaaGGATCAAACCCAGATTTAGAATTGTATGAGCTCTCGATGTGAGATTTCAATTCAAGAAAACCTACAAAACTGTAAGCCATACATTGATGAGAAAATTACCTGATCACACCTTTGATATCGCCTACGAGCTTAGAGCGAACTGGAGACGAAGAaagatagagagaaagagagcgcGAGATGAAAGAGAAAGAAACTAAAAAGCCATCATCGTCGATTCGTTGCAAGCTCACTACTTGGTTTGGCACCTCACCGGTGACGACGTCTATTGAGTTATCAAAGATTCAGGCTAGGGTTGAAGGATGGGGATGAATCGGGCTAGGGTTAAGTTTTTTGTAAAAAACACTGAAAGGGGCGGCTCACAGTCACGGGCTCAGTTCTCTTTCTCAATCGTGAGAATGagagaaaatttttttgttaaaaaatattaatattttaactttaaaaagatataatgataattatataataaatattatattatatatatatgtcactactcgattaggctcgcgagcactcGAGCCAAGTATCTAAATACTCAAACTCGGCTCGTTCGActactcgagctcggctcgaccaTGACCGAGCCGAGTTCGAATTTTCACCGAGTCGAgcccgagtagcttgcgagtagagttgtatcatttacacccccaATTGCTGGGGAAATATTTGGCGCCTAAAAATTGCTCCTAGGCCTAAACATTTCCTCTGGTTGCTCCTCCATAATGGTATCAAAACATATGAATATTTATACAGGTTGAATCTTGGTCCTCAAACTCTCTGCAGATTCTGTAATCTTGATTTTGAAACCACTGAACATCTATTCAATATTTGTCCCAAAGCCCAGTTAATTTGGAGATTGATTAGTAATGCTATTGGCAAACAAATTCTTTTCCATGATGGTTTTTTAACTAGAAACTGGCTTAGTCCGGCAAATCCTGATCTTGATAAGCGTGAAGAATCAATGATTGTCGTTGCTTCTTGGTTTCTTTGGTAGGCAATATGCAATCTAATTTTTCGTAATGAAGCTCTTGACTTTCAAACTATACCAATCAGAGCAATTAACCATGTTAGGGAGTATTCTCAATCTTCTTCCTTTCAATTTGGGAAACAGCTCATCCTTAATAATTTTACAATCACTGACAACCCATTTCTCTTTGTATCTTCAGTGGGTAACTGCGAGGCTGAGACCTATGGTGCAGGATTCTATCTTACAAATGGCAACTCCTACTTCATTTGTGCAGATTGTTGTAACAATCATGCTGAGTCGGTTATTGAAGCTGAGGCACAGGAGCTCATTGCGGCATTTGGCAGCATTAATGCATTGGACCTCCAAACTAACACAATCTTCATAGCAAGCCCTGATCTTTACAGTATCATTATGGCTAATAATTCACATCATGCATGGTGACTTAATCCTTTGATTACATGTATTTCCGATTATCTGTTGGGCTTAGGACATCCGCAAATCCATATCATCCCTAAACCATGGTTGGCTGCTGCCACTAGCCTGGCCCTCCATGGTGTTAATTCTCACATCCTTACATTATTTCATCAGGCAAGGATCTTCCACACTGGCTAATGAAGCTGTTCAACAGATTTAGAGTTAGTTTGTAGCTTTGTCAATCTTTCTTTGTATGGTTACTGTTTTCAGTCTTTCTTTGTATGGTTTATAATTTAGAACTCTTGTTATCtcttctt
This window encodes:
- the LOC120253324 gene encoding zinc finger BED domain-containing protein RICESLEEPER 2-like, translated to MSSSTPNFSSTPFQPGTNSSTSRAVLEGDFSMSKSFDGDDGNANKSNDSTEKSCDVIDLGEGEEEEAYLVKMLLDKRANDENDFIRAMIGKMKAKFDKCWGECNLLMSVAAVFDPRCKMRVVDFTFARMYSDREARENIAKVREALHEIYEEYVREYQHGNEHSGETPMHNNDDVGTSGKGSSGWSEFSSYVKSIEKASPQQSDLDAYLAEGCFIFEGNPGQFNALEWWKGSTLKYRILSRMARDILAIPITTVASEATFSAGGRVIDTYRSSLAPETVQALLCGGDWCRNLHGVKKKNKVSL